The proteins below come from a single Tachypleus tridentatus isolate NWPU-2018 chromosome 13, ASM421037v1, whole genome shotgun sequence genomic window:
- the LOC143239569 gene encoding uncharacterized protein LOC143239569 has translation MGIQNKNPPKCQLKFTNLSCSDGPVMSFYPTHTTKIVEELPRTKFNRSQWLLLALHGFINFCVGALFAIQAPFFPQESFYRSLYWWISPGFCGLRRGTTILLIQELVFVAFY, from the exons ATGGGAATACAAAACAAGAATCCACCAAAATGTCAGCTTAAGTTTACAAACCTGAGCTGTTCAGATGGTCCAGTAATGTCATTTTACCCAACTCATACCACAAAGATCGTCGAAGAACTCCCTCGGACAAAGTTTAACAGATCGCAGTGGCTTTTACTAGCTTTACACGGGTTCATCAATTTCTGCGTTGGTGCACTGTTTGCCATTCAGGCACCATTTTTCCCGCAAGAG AGCTTTTATAGGTCCCTCTATTGGTGGATATCTCCTGGGTTCTGTGGGCTTAGGAGAGGAACAACCATCTTGCTGATACAAGAACTAGTATTT GTGGCCTTCTACTAA